Proteins encoded in a region of the Agromyces protaetiae genome:
- a CDS encoding serine/threonine-protein kinase: MARTIRVLRRTGAFRVRPRGSGRTPVALEPAGRPALAIAAGRAFATGPAMRAPVAAIAARAERPLLAVTPGRAITTLPTVPGTITVTTLSAVPSTITLTALPAVPSTITVTTRRAITTLSAIPGAVTIAALPAVPGTITLTTLPTVPGTITVTTLRAIATLSAIPGAVAIATGAAGRSTITGAITTRSVRALTVTARRTVATLPTVRTPVAAIAARAERPLLAVTARRTVATLPTVPSTITVATLPARGTAAVTTLTARRAITTLPAIPGAVAIATGAAGRSTITGTITTRSVRALTVTAGRTVTVLPAVRSRPVALGTVLVLVVLTRIRHVVVLSLWGVCATLVRAPGTKLLKRKMGTRLRSSLNAVGAHLS, encoded by the coding sequence GTGGCGCGGACGATCCGAGTACTCCGGCGCACCGGTGCGTTCCGTGTGCGGCCGAGAGGCTCCGGGCGCACGCCGGTCGCGCTCGAACCGGCCGGGCGACCGGCGCTCGCCATCGCGGCGGGGCGCGCCTTCGCGACGGGGCCCGCCATGCGAGCCCCGGTCGCTGCCATCGCGGCGCGGGCCGAACGACCGCTGCTCGCCGTCACGCCGGGGCGCGCCATCACGACGCTGCCCACCGTACCCGGCACGATCACCGTCACGACGCTGTCCGCCGTACCCAGCACGATCACCCTCACGGCGCTGCCCGCCGTACCCAGCACGATCACCGTCACGACGCGGCGCGCCATCACGACGCTGTCCGCCATACCCGGCGCGGTCACCATCGCGGCGCTGCCCGCCGTACCCGGCACGATCACCCTCACGACGCTGCCCACCGTACCCGGCACGATCACCGTCACGACGCTGCGCGCCATCGCGACGCTGTCCGCCATACCCGGCGCGGTCGCCATCGCGACGGGCGCCGCCGGACGATCCACGATCACCGGCGCCATCACGACGAGGTCCGTACGAGCGCTCACCGTCACGGCGAGGCGCACCGTCGCGACGCTGCCCACCGTACGAACCCCGGTCGCTGCCATCGCGGCGCGGGCCGAACGACCGTTGCTCGCCGTCACGGCGAGGCGCACCGTCGCGACGCTGCCCACCGTACCCAGCACGATCACCGTCGCGACGCTGCCCGCCAGAGGAACCGCCGCGGTCACCACCCTCACGGCGCGGCGCGCCATCACGACGCTGCCCGCCATACCCGGCGCGGTCGCCATCGCGACGGGCGCCGCCGGACGATCCACGATCACCGGCACCATCACGACGAGGTCCGTACGAGCGCTCACCGTCACGGCGGGGCGCACCGTCACGGTGCTGCCCGCCGTCCGATCGCGGCCGGTTGCGCTGGGGACGGTTCTCGTCCTTGTCGTGCTGACTCGAATCCGTCACGTGGTCGTCCTGTCGCTATGGGGTGTGTGTGCAACGCTAGTGCGAGCTCCTGGCACGAAGCTGCTTAAACGAAAAATGGGCACCCGCCTGCGCTCGTCGTTGAACGCGGTGGGTGCCCACCTCTCGTAA